In one window of Streptomyces roseofulvus DNA:
- a CDS encoding DUF1684 domain-containing protein: MTAPQIPVEYEAWRQGRWEEIAGANGKATVVANAKITDPGPLTLPGIPGEWRTTEAGDLTVTAKAGDGVQVAGSLVDGTSPVPSGGSLEFPDNRVGYASGADGSYGLVVMDHGRVERTGLTGIDTFPYDPTWVFEGQYRAAPEGRRIEVGRLTSPPSTEAILAPVDLAVTIDDTEYVLAVLQDFPGQRLVIFTDETNGDSTPPIGRWLVLPLLEPGSTLTVDFNKATLSHHHLNPDVFVCPLSPPGNHLPIRIEVGERALIHAAVGQS, translated from the coding sequence ATGACTGCACCGCAGATCCCCGTCGAATACGAAGCCTGGCGCCAGGGCCGGTGGGAAGAGATCGCCGGAGCGAACGGCAAGGCCACCGTCGTCGCCAACGCCAAGATCACTGACCCGGGCCCTCTCACGCTTCCCGGCATCCCCGGCGAATGGCGCACCACCGAAGCAGGCGACCTGACCGTGACGGCCAAGGCCGGCGACGGCGTACAGGTAGCCGGCAGCCTCGTCGACGGAACGAGCCCCGTTCCCTCCGGCGGCTCCCTGGAATTCCCTGACAACCGGGTCGGCTACGCCAGTGGCGCGGATGGCTCCTACGGCCTGGTCGTCATGGACCACGGCCGCGTCGAGCGCACCGGACTCACCGGCATCGACACCTTCCCCTACGACCCCACCTGGGTCTTCGAAGGCCAGTACCGAGCAGCTCCCGAAGGGCGTCGCATCGAAGTGGGGCGGTTGACCAGCCCACCCAGCACCGAAGCCATCCTGGCGCCCGTCGACCTGGCCGTGACCATCGATGACACCGAATACGTCCTGGCCGTCCTGCAGGACTTCCCCGGCCAGCGACTGGTGATCTTCACCGACGAGACCAACGGCGATTCGACGCCGCCGATCGGCCGCTGGCTGGTGCTGCCGCTCCTGGAACCCGGCAGCACCCTGACGGTCGACTTCAACAAGGCCACGCTCTCGCACCACCACCTGAACCCGGATGTATTCGTCTGTCCGCTCTCGCCGCCTGGCAACCACCTGCCGATCCGAATCGAGGTCGGCGAACGCGCGCTGATCCACGCCGCTGTCGGCCAGAGCTGA
- a CDS encoding class I SAM-dependent methyltransferase — protein MPPTHQHTPHHGESGHHPGHNSDRGQAEILDLDAEVLAEHIASITAWLPLKSEPRQIVDLGCGTGAGTFALLERFPDAHVTAVDTSAVHLQLLREKARARGSEGSIRTVQADLDADHWPDLGTPDLVWASASMHHMANPDRALTSVHELLAPGGLFAVVELAGFPRFLPAGAPESRPGLEERAHAATDSFHAEHVPHRGADWGLILTAAGFTVEDERTITVNIEGARSEAIGRYAYGSLQRIRGVAAPALSHEDLAALDELLDTSSPNSLLQREDLAVRTERTVWAARRA, from the coding sequence ATGCCCCCAACGCATCAGCACACCCCCCACCACGGCGAAAGCGGTCACCACCCTGGCCACAACAGCGATCGCGGTCAGGCGGAGATCCTCGATCTGGATGCCGAGGTGCTCGCCGAGCACATTGCGTCCATCACCGCCTGGCTGCCGCTAAAGAGCGAACCGCGCCAGATAGTGGACCTGGGCTGCGGTACCGGCGCGGGAACTTTCGCGCTCCTCGAGCGTTTCCCCGATGCGCACGTCACCGCCGTCGACACCTCAGCCGTGCACCTCCAGCTCCTGCGCGAGAAGGCACGCGCCCGCGGTAGCGAGGGGAGCATCCGGACCGTGCAGGCCGACCTCGACGCCGATCACTGGCCCGACCTCGGCACGCCGGATCTGGTGTGGGCCTCGGCCTCGATGCACCACATGGCCAACCCCGACCGCGCCCTGACGAGCGTCCATGAACTGCTCGCACCCGGCGGACTGTTCGCCGTCGTCGAGCTCGCAGGCTTCCCCCGCTTCCTGCCCGCAGGTGCCCCGGAGAGCCGGCCCGGACTCGAGGAGCGCGCACATGCCGCGACCGACAGCTTCCACGCCGAGCACGTTCCGCACCGCGGCGCCGACTGGGGCCTGATACTGACAGCCGCCGGCTTCACCGTCGAGGACGAGCGCACCATCACCGTCAACATCGAAGGTGCGCGCAGCGAAGCGATCGGCCGCTACGCCTACGGCAGCCTGCAGCGCATCCGCGGCGTCGCCGCACCCGCCCTCAGCCACGAGGACCTCGCCGCACTCGACGAACTCCTGGACACCAGCAGCCCGAACAGCCTTCTGCAGCGTGAGGACCTCGCCGTACGCACCGAGCGCACCGTCTGGGCCGCCCGCCGCGCCTGA
- a CDS encoding XRE family transcriptional regulator — MTQEDGQLDSLVRKRIRALRVAQGWSLEELATRANLSQSSLSRIENGQRRLALDQLVTLARALDTTLDQLVENAADDVVISPMIDGTHGLMRWPIKGDPGMSVMRQRMTDPPPDNPARMRAHPGREWLVVLSGTAILMLGHRRFRIETNQAAEFPTMMPHAIGAEGGPCEIMGIFDRDARRGHQKDTSADGSEADCGGAQGPCE; from the coding sequence ATGACGCAAGAAGATGGGCAGCTGGACAGCCTCGTACGCAAACGGATCCGCGCGCTGCGTGTCGCACAGGGCTGGTCCCTGGAGGAACTGGCCACCCGGGCCAACCTCAGCCAGTCCTCACTGAGCCGCATCGAGAACGGTCAGCGCCGCCTCGCCCTGGACCAGCTCGTCACCCTCGCCCGCGCCCTGGACACCACCTTGGACCAGCTCGTGGAGAACGCCGCCGACGACGTTGTCATCAGCCCGATGATCGACGGCACGCATGGTCTGATGCGCTGGCCCATAAAGGGCGACCCCGGCATGAGCGTGATGCGCCAGCGGATGACCGACCCGCCGCCCGACAACCCGGCCCGCATGCGCGCCCACCCCGGCCGCGAATGGCTCGTCGTGCTGTCCGGCACCGCCATCCTCATGCTCGGCCACCGGCGCTTTCGCATCGAGACCAACCAGGCCGCCGAGTTCCCCACCATGATGCCGCATGCCATCGGCGCCGAGGGCGGACCATGCGAGATCATGGGCATCTTCGACCGAGACGCCCGCCGCGGCCACCAGAAGGACACCAGCGCCGACGGCTCCGAAGCCGACTGCGGGGGCGCCCAGGGGCCCTGCGAATAA
- a CDS encoding nuclear transport factor 2 family protein has product MSQDLKDKAVTYLRALENRDWKTARALCAETAIVWHNDGKGEQSIEENIAGMEGQIESIESMRYDILRQLSQPGEVLQQHVVHVATTNGMRGEVHAAVYFGFDDAGQIKRIEEYANFIPVGGQDG; this is encoded by the coding sequence ATGAGCCAGGACCTGAAGGACAAGGCCGTCACCTACCTCCGCGCACTGGAGAACCGCGACTGGAAGACCGCTCGTGCCCTGTGCGCCGAGACGGCCATCGTCTGGCACAACGACGGCAAGGGCGAGCAGTCCATCGAGGAGAACATCGCCGGAATGGAAGGGCAGATCGAATCCATCGAATCGATGCGCTACGACATCCTGCGCCAGCTCTCCCAGCCGGGCGAAGTCCTCCAGCAGCACGTGGTCCACGTCGCCACCACCAACGGCATGCGCGGCGAGGTCCACGCCGCCGTCTACTTCGGCTTCGACGACGCCGGACAGATCAAACGCATTGAGGAGTACGCCAACTTCATCCCGGTTGGCGGTCAGGACGGCTGA